The Lentzea guizhouensis genome contains a region encoding:
- a CDS encoding acyl-CoA dehydrogenase family protein produces MDFSFTDEQQALADKVRAFADDTIAGHAASDDRERTFWSGFFAELGRAGLTGLAIAEEHGGRGLGAVEVGIAVEQLARAEATACYPVLNAALIGGIIGRSGTAEQQQRWLPAVAAGDSVVALVLTEPEHGTDAAAIELRADRDGDGWVLTGTKTSIMLGMHATHGLVFARTGDDGARGVTAFFLPLNRDGITRERLDDLGVRAGGRATLRFDGVRAADDEIVGGVGEGFSGVMRGFDHSRALIAVLAVANAQAALDDALAYARERESFGQVIGKHQGVAFPLVEHVTRVHAARLLAFEALWRADAGLDHRTEANMAKWWAPRVGVDAAHQALLTLGHRGWSDDHPVSRRVRDAIGQEIADGTENATKLVVARELLGREHAP; encoded by the coding sequence ATGGACTTCTCGTTCACCGACGAACAGCAGGCGCTGGCGGACAAGGTGCGCGCGTTCGCCGACGACACGATCGCCGGGCACGCGGCGTCGGACGACCGCGAGCGCACGTTCTGGTCCGGTTTCTTCGCCGAGCTCGGCCGGGCGGGCCTGACCGGTCTGGCCATCGCCGAGGAACACGGCGGCCGCGGGCTCGGCGCGGTCGAGGTCGGCATCGCGGTGGAGCAGCTGGCGCGGGCCGAGGCCACGGCGTGCTACCCGGTGCTCAACGCGGCGCTGATCGGCGGGATCATCGGCCGCAGCGGGACCGCGGAGCAGCAGCAGCGGTGGCTGCCGGCGGTGGCGGCGGGCGACTCGGTGGTGGCGCTGGTGCTCACCGAACCCGAGCACGGCACGGACGCGGCCGCGATCGAGCTGCGCGCCGACCGCGACGGTGACGGCTGGGTGCTCACCGGCACCAAGACGTCGATCATGCTCGGGATGCACGCCACCCACGGCCTGGTGTTCGCGCGCACCGGCGACGACGGCGCCCGCGGGGTGACGGCGTTCTTCCTGCCGCTCAACCGCGACGGCATCACCAGGGAACGACTCGACGACCTCGGTGTCCGCGCCGGTGGCCGGGCCACGCTGCGGTTCGACGGCGTGCGGGCCGCCGACGACGAGATCGTCGGCGGGGTCGGCGAGGGCTTCAGCGGTGTGATGCGCGGCTTCGACCACTCCCGCGCGCTGATCGCTGTGCTGGCCGTGGCGAACGCACAGGCCGCATTGGACGACGCGCTGGCATACGCCCGTGAGCGGGAGTCGTTCGGTCAGGTCATCGGCAAGCACCAGGGCGTGGCGTTCCCGTTGGTCGAGCACGTCACACGGGTGCACGCGGCCCGGCTGCTCGCCTTCGAGGCGTTGTGGCGCGCGGACGCCGGGCTCGACCACCGCACCGAGGCGAACATGGCGAAGTGGTGGGCACCGCGGGTCGGTGTCGACGCCGCGCACCAGGCGCTGCTGACGCTCGGGCACCGGGGGTGGAGTGACGACCACCCGGTGAGCAGGCGGGTGCGGGACGCCATCGGGCAGGAGATCGCGGACGGCACCGAGAACGCCACCAAGTTGGTGGTGGCGCGGGAGCTGCTGGGCCGCGAGCACGCACCGTGA
- a CDS encoding aldehyde dehydrogenase family protein yields the protein MNDLLMYPAYIDGKDVEHPEGRYVHTVSARAVLEDTMPALALKRDLDAGIVDPRTAGPAVVGGCALADDRMANDALEAAARAAPEWARVPLRDRLEIGVRIGERLREKRDDIVELLVAEGQPRDLAGPTLDEYWRADFSAETLTWCATQMQTTKHRGCGGHAVVRRVPDGVVCVNPPQNASTPNALFGATALLAGNAVVVRAPRGVPLATTHALREVVVPVLEDAGAPTGVLNILCGPPMTDLWLKSPHVNDIVYVGGSAKGLQFERDAIAAGKKPVLELAGNDCVVVWADADLDAAAAAITENFRQSGQICNIPNHVIAHPAIADALLDRLVTAAAATKPGYPDEPGVVLTPVLMAQAYFADIADAVRRGAELLHGGRRLEVDGSPSDTGFFVEPAVLRIDGLDRARDMPAVREETFSPLLPVVVPEEHDGLFDEVLRFVNANRYGLRNSFWVQDEELVAAVAAGVTNGGVVNVNDSHSAFRPFLPTHGGTGLTGGVFGEANYLMLRTTHLQGVNINRGGAR from the coding sequence ATGAACGACCTGCTGATGTACCCGGCCTACATCGACGGCAAGGACGTCGAGCACCCCGAGGGCCGGTACGTGCACACCGTGTCGGCGCGGGCGGTGCTGGAGGACACGATGCCGGCGCTGGCGTTGAAGCGCGACCTCGACGCCGGGATCGTCGATCCGCGCACGGCAGGTCCGGCCGTGGTCGGTGGGTGTGCGCTGGCCGACGACCGGATGGCGAACGACGCGCTGGAGGCCGCCGCGCGGGCGGCACCGGAGTGGGCGCGGGTGCCGTTGCGCGACCGGCTGGAGATCGGGGTGCGGATCGGGGAACGGCTGCGCGAGAAGCGCGACGACATCGTGGAGCTGCTGGTCGCCGAGGGGCAGCCGCGCGACCTGGCCGGGCCGACGCTGGACGAGTACTGGCGGGCGGACTTCAGCGCCGAGACGCTGACCTGGTGCGCGACCCAGATGCAGACCACCAAGCACCGCGGCTGCGGCGGGCACGCGGTGGTCCGGCGGGTGCCGGACGGGGTGGTGTGCGTGAACCCGCCGCAGAACGCCTCGACGCCCAACGCCCTGTTCGGCGCGACGGCGTTGCTCGCGGGCAACGCCGTGGTGGTCCGGGCTCCCCGCGGCGTGCCGCTGGCCACCACCCACGCGCTGCGCGAGGTCGTCGTGCCGGTGCTGGAGGACGCCGGCGCGCCCACCGGGGTGCTGAACATCCTGTGCGGACCGCCGATGACCGACCTCTGGCTGAAGAGCCCGCACGTCAACGACATCGTCTACGTCGGCGGCAGCGCCAAGGGCCTGCAGTTCGAACGGGACGCCATCGCCGCCGGCAAGAAGCCGGTGCTGGAGCTCGCCGGCAACGACTGCGTGGTCGTCTGGGCGGATGCCGACCTGGACGCGGCCGCCGCGGCGATCACCGAGAACTTCCGGCAGTCCGGGCAGATCTGCAACATCCCCAACCACGTCATCGCGCACCCGGCGATCGCGGACGCGCTGCTGGACCGGCTGGTGACCGCGGCCGCCGCGACCAAGCCGGGTTACCCGGACGAGCCGGGGGTGGTGCTGACGCCGGTGCTGATGGCGCAGGCGTACTTCGCCGACATCGCCGACGCGGTGCGCCGGGGTGCGGAACTGCTGCACGGCGGGCGGCGTCTCGAAGTGGACGGATCACCGTCGGACACCGGTTTCTTCGTCGAGCCCGCGGTGCTGCGGATCGACGGGCTGGACCGGGCGCGGGACATGCCGGCCGTGCGGGAGGAGACGTTCTCGCCGCTGCTGCCGGTCGTGGTGCCCGAGGAGCACGACGGGTTGTTCGACGAGGTGCTGCGGTTCGTCAACGCCAACCGCTACGGGCTGCGCAACTCGTTCTGGGTGCAGGACGAGGAGCTGGTCGCGGCGGTCGCGGCCGGTGTGACCAACGGCGGGGTCGTGAACGTCAACGACTCGCACTCGGCGTTCCGGCCGTTCCTGCCGACGCACGGCGGCACCGGGCTGACCGGCGGAGTGTTCGGCGAGGCCAACTACCTGATGTTGCGCACCACGCACCTGCAGGGCGTGAACATCAACCGGGGAGGTGCACGGTGA
- the cysD gene encoding sulfate adenylyltransferase subunit CysD, producing MSAPAKEKAVTGIEQLEAEAIHVLREVAGEFDRPALLFSGGKDSTVLVHLAVRAFAPVAPPFTLVHVDTGHNFPEVLQFRDDIVERFGLRLHVAEVQDWIDRGAVQERQDGMRNPLQTVPLLDTITDEKFDAVIGGGRRDEERSRAKERIFSVRDSFGRWDPRRQRVELWNLYNGMHSPGEHVRVFPISNWTELDVWRYVEARDIELPSLYFAHQREVYLRDGMWLTAGQWGGPGDDEETVEKTVRYRTVGDGSCTGAVESDAATVADIIAEIKASRLTERGASRADDRMSEAAMEDRKREGYF from the coding sequence ATGAGCGCTCCTGCCAAGGAAAAGGCCGTGACCGGCATCGAGCAGCTGGAGGCGGAGGCGATCCACGTCCTGCGGGAGGTCGCCGGCGAGTTCGACCGGCCCGCGCTGTTGTTCTCCGGCGGCAAGGACTCCACGGTGCTGGTGCACCTCGCGGTGCGGGCGTTCGCGCCGGTGGCCCCGCCGTTCACGCTCGTGCACGTCGACACCGGCCACAACTTCCCCGAGGTGCTGCAGTTCCGCGACGACATCGTGGAGCGGTTCGGGTTGCGGCTGCACGTGGCCGAGGTGCAGGACTGGATCGACCGCGGTGCCGTGCAGGAGCGGCAGGACGGGATGCGCAACCCGCTGCAGACCGTGCCGTTGCTGGACACGATCACCGACGAGAAGTTCGACGCGGTGATCGGCGGCGGCCGGCGCGACGAGGAACGCTCTCGCGCCAAGGAGAGGATCTTCAGCGTCCGCGACAGCTTCGGCCGGTGGGACCCGCGCCGGCAGCGCGTCGAGCTGTGGAACCTCTACAACGGCATGCACTCCCCCGGCGAGCACGTGCGGGTGTTCCCGATCTCGAACTGGACCGAGCTGGACGTGTGGCGCTACGTCGAGGCGCGTGACATCGAGCTGCCGTCGCTGTACTTCGCGCACCAGCGTGAGGTGTACCTGCGGGACGGCATGTGGCTGACCGCGGGCCAGTGGGGTGGTCCGGGCGACGACGAGGAGACGGTCGAGAAGACCGTGCGCTACCGGACCGTCGGCGACGGTTCGTGCACCGGTGCCGTCGAGTCCGACGCCGCCACGGTCGCCGACATCATCGCCGAGATCAAGGCCAGCCGGCTCACCGAGCGCGGCGCCAGCAGGGCCGACGACCGCATGTCGGAGGCCGCCATGGAGGACCGCAAGCGGGAGGGGTACTTCTGA
- a CDS encoding FAD/NAD(P)-binding protein, with product MAERVRVVVIGAGASGTLAAIHLLRSGVPLELVLVDRSGEFGPGRAYRTGDPAHLLNTVAEKMSALDDDPGHFVRWSGADDGAFGPRREYGRYLAETLRGEEERAVVRHVADTATGLTTGDDHVVVELARTGPLEADFAVLAPGVGGGDPLAELLPDGSPRYVRDPWAGPLRIDDGAPVLVLGTGLSMMDLAVTLAPGSPVHAVSRHGLLPQPHRKRTTPSAFPDPPERIDSLSDLLRFARRCLSADPDRWRDFVDHLRPHTRRLWRQLDVSERRRFLERVHHYWNVHRHRAAPATHEQVRALIDEGRLELHRGRVVAIEPDDDGFEVGLSGGRTLRVGWLVNATGFGQGGPLVRELITDGTARPDPTGLGVRTGEDGRLLDRWGRARRVFTLGALRRGEEFESTAVPEIRTQAAEIAAHVRGEVMT from the coding sequence ATGGCTGAGCGGGTCCGGGTCGTCGTCATCGGCGCCGGCGCGAGCGGCACCCTGGCCGCGATCCACCTGCTGCGCTCCGGCGTGCCGCTCGAGCTGGTGCTGGTGGACCGCAGCGGCGAGTTCGGGCCGGGCAGGGCGTACCGGACCGGGGATCCCGCGCACCTGCTGAACACCGTCGCGGAGAAGATGAGCGCGCTGGACGACGATCCGGGGCACTTCGTGCGGTGGAGCGGGGCCGACGACGGGGCGTTCGGGCCGCGCCGGGAGTACGGGCGGTACCTGGCGGAGACGTTGCGGGGTGAGGAGGAACGCGCGGTGGTGCGGCACGTCGCGGACACCGCGACCGGCCTCACCACCGGCGACGACCACGTGGTCGTGGAGCTCGCGCGGACCGGTCCGCTGGAGGCCGACTTCGCCGTGCTGGCACCGGGCGTGGGTGGCGGCGACCCACTGGCCGAGCTGCTGCCGGACGGGTCACCCCGCTACGTCCGCGACCCGTGGGCGGGACCGCTGCGGATCGACGACGGGGCACCGGTGCTGGTCCTCGGGACCGGTCTGTCCATGATGGACCTCGCGGTCACCCTCGCCCCCGGTTCGCCCGTCCACGCCGTGTCCCGGCACGGCCTGCTGCCACAGCCCCACCGCAAGCGCACCACCCCGTCCGCGTTCCCCGACCCGCCGGAGCGGATCGACTCGCTCAGCGACCTGCTGAGGTTCGCGCGGAGGTGCCTGTCGGCCGACCCCGACCGGTGGCGCGACTTCGTGGACCACCTGCGGCCGCACACCCGGCGGTTGTGGCGGCAGCTGGACGTGTCCGAGCGGCGGCGGTTCCTCGAACGGGTGCACCACTACTGGAACGTGCACCGGCACCGGGCGGCGCCCGCCACTCACGAGCAGGTGCGCGCGCTGATCGACGAGGGTCGGCTTGAGCTGCACCGCGGCCGTGTCGTGGCCATCGAACCGGATGACGACGGGTTCGAGGTCGGCCTCAGCGGTGGCCGGACGCTGCGGGTGGGGTGGCTGGTCAACGCGACCGGCTTCGGCCAGGGCGGGCCGCTGGTGCGCGAGCTCATCACCGACGGCACCGCGCGGCCGGACCCGACCGGGCTCGGCGTGCGGACCGGCGAGGACGGCCGCCTGCTGGACCGGTGGGGCCGGGCGCGGCGGGTGTTCACGCTCGGTGCGCTGCGCCGGGGTGAGGAGTTCGAGAGCACCGCCGTGCCGGAGATCCGGACGCAGGCGGCCGAGATCGCGGCGCACGTGCGAGGAGAGGTGATGACATGA
- a CDS encoding AMP-binding protein — translation MDLAETYRARGWWRTDETLVDDLRRAAREHPDRRAVVVWHTDGRDTETLTYAELERRVDRIAAGLAGLGVERGDVVTLQLPNSWQLLATTLACARIGAVAGPVLPIMRKRELTFMTELTKSPVYIGPVEHRGFSHAQLSEEVAREVASIRERVLVGVAGSTADLGGARDFDTALLGEPGTEGAVFGDIEGREAKPDDLAYVMFTSGTTGEPKGVMHSHNTLHATNRMQIDALHLRDDEVTAMGSPTTHNAGWTWNFTMPLLLGATCVHIDNWDADLMLRVLEEEKVTFFMGAPPFLVDLIDRQRAEGRDLSSLHTFATGSAPIPPVLVEQARDVLGCRLYALWGMTENGAPTITRPEDPEMRAAESDGSPVPGMEVRIVGEDGAEVAPGETGRLQVRGATQCLGYFRRPEVYEDNLTADGWFDTGDLARSDGHGGIRIAGREKDVISRGGEKVPVVEVEAALLRHPDIKDVAVVAYPDDRLGERACAVIVPQGTPPELPALREHLDGLGMAKQYWPERVEHVGELPTTPSGKVQKFKLREQLV, via the coding sequence ATGGACCTGGCCGAGACCTACCGCGCCCGGGGGTGGTGGCGCACCGACGAGACGCTCGTCGACGACCTGCGCCGCGCCGCGCGCGAGCACCCCGACCGGCGCGCGGTCGTCGTGTGGCACACCGACGGCCGTGACACCGAGACGCTGACCTACGCCGAGCTGGAACGCCGGGTCGACCGGATCGCGGCCGGCCTGGCCGGGCTGGGGGTCGAGCGCGGTGACGTGGTGACGTTGCAGCTGCCGAACTCGTGGCAGCTGCTGGCGACCACGCTGGCGTGCGCCCGGATCGGAGCGGTGGCCGGTCCGGTGCTGCCGATCATGCGCAAGCGCGAGCTCACGTTCATGACCGAGTTGACGAAGAGCCCTGTCTACATCGGACCCGTCGAGCACCGCGGCTTCTCGCACGCACAGCTGAGCGAGGAGGTCGCCCGCGAGGTGGCGTCGATCAGGGAACGTGTCCTGGTCGGCGTCGCCGGCTCGACCGCGGATCTGGGTGGCGCACGGGACTTCGACACGGCGCTGCTGGGCGAGCCCGGCACCGAGGGCGCCGTGTTCGGTGACATCGAGGGCCGTGAGGCGAAGCCGGACGACCTGGCCTACGTCATGTTCACCTCGGGCACCACCGGTGAGCCCAAGGGCGTCATGCACAGCCACAACACGTTGCACGCCACCAACCGCATGCAGATCGACGCGCTGCACCTGCGCGACGACGAGGTCACCGCGATGGGCTCCCCCACCACCCACAACGCCGGGTGGACGTGGAACTTCACGATGCCGCTGCTGCTGGGCGCGACCTGCGTGCACATCGACAACTGGGACGCGGACCTGATGCTGCGGGTCCTGGAGGAGGAGAAGGTCACGTTCTTCATGGGCGCGCCGCCGTTCCTGGTCGACCTGATCGACCGCCAGCGCGCGGAGGGACGCGACCTGTCGAGCCTGCACACGTTCGCCACCGGCAGCGCGCCGATCCCGCCGGTGCTGGTCGAGCAGGCGCGCGACGTGCTCGGGTGCCGGCTGTACGCGTTGTGGGGCATGACGGAGAACGGCGCGCCGACCATCACGCGGCCGGAGGACCCGGAGATGCGGGCCGCCGAGAGCGACGGTTCGCCGGTGCCCGGCATGGAGGTCCGCATCGTCGGCGAGGACGGCGCCGAGGTCGCGCCGGGTGAGACGGGACGGCTGCAGGTCCGGGGTGCGACGCAGTGCCTGGGGTACTTCCGGCGGCCGGAGGTGTACGAGGACAACCTCACCGCCGACGGCTGGTTCGACACCGGTGACCTGGCCCGGTCCGACGGCCACGGCGGCATCCGGATCGCCGGGCGGGAGAAGGACGTGATCTCGCGCGGTGGCGAGAAGGTGCCCGTGGTGGAGGTCGAGGCGGCGTTGCTGCGGCACCCGGACATCAAGGACGTGGCGGTGGTCGCCTACCCGGACGACCGGCTCGGCGAGCGGGCGTGCGCGGTGATCGTGCCGCAGGGCACGCCGCCGGAGCTGCCGGCGTTGCGCGAGCACCTGGACGGGCTCGGGATGGCCAAGCAGTACTGGCCCGAGCGCGTCGAGCACGTGGGCGAGCTGCCGACGACGCCCAGCGGCAAGGTCCAGAAGTTCAAGCTGCGCGAGCAGCTGGTCTGA
- a CDS encoding Gfo/Idh/MocA family protein has protein sequence MKSPVRLGLIGCGRIAQVAHLPALEKADGVDLLAVCDPDAAVAGAVARRYHISTVHTDAANLLADPSVEAVLVAAPDRFHFDLADAALAAGKHVLVEKPLAATVKECEQLVARVRATGLTLQVGAMKRHDPGLEFAHRFVGSRLGEIRAFHAWYRIGSTRPGVEATLFPKVFADDARRDAESAFKADRERYLLATHGAHVFDTVRFLLGDVRAVTAKHRGFGRDHSWSVLLTLASGAVGTATITVDVAGDGAEGIEVFGASGQVEVRTHFPFFRRASDVRAYCDGAVTVPVFADTDAYERQAEAFARAVRGDVAVSPDATDGLEAVRLITAVERSVVSGAEVEL, from the coding sequence GTGAAGAGTCCGGTACGGCTGGGGCTGATCGGCTGCGGCCGGATCGCCCAGGTCGCCCACCTGCCCGCGCTGGAGAAGGCCGACGGCGTGGACCTGCTGGCGGTGTGCGACCCGGACGCCGCGGTGGCCGGCGCGGTGGCCCGCCGCTACCACATCAGCACCGTGCACACCGACGCCGCCAACCTGCTCGCGGACCCGTCGGTGGAGGCCGTGCTGGTCGCGGCACCGGACCGGTTCCACTTCGACCTCGCCGATGCGGCACTGGCAGCCGGCAAGCACGTGCTCGTGGAGAAACCACTGGCCGCGACCGTGAAGGAGTGCGAGCAGCTGGTCGCACGGGTGCGCGCGACCGGGCTCACGCTGCAGGTCGGCGCGATGAAACGACACGACCCCGGGCTTGAGTTCGCGCACCGGTTCGTGGGCTCGCGGCTCGGTGAGATCAGGGCGTTCCACGCCTGGTACCGCATCGGCAGCACCCGGCCGGGCGTCGAGGCGACGTTGTTCCCGAAGGTCTTCGCCGACGACGCGCGGCGGGACGCCGAGAGCGCGTTCAAGGCCGATCGGGAGCGGTACCTGTTGGCGACGCACGGCGCGCACGTGTTCGACACCGTGCGGTTCCTGCTCGGTGACGTGCGGGCGGTGACGGCGAAGCACCGCGGGTTCGGGCGCGACCACTCGTGGAGCGTGCTGCTGACGCTCGCGTCCGGAGCGGTCGGCACGGCGACGATCACGGTCGACGTGGCCGGCGACGGCGCCGAGGGGATCGAGGTGTTCGGCGCGTCCGGGCAGGTGGAGGTGCGCACGCACTTCCCGTTCTTCCGGCGGGCCTCGGACGTGCGGGCCTATTGCGACGGCGCGGTGACGGTCCCGGTCTTCGCCGACACGGACGCGTACGAGCGGCAGGCCGAGGCGTTCGCGCGAGCCGTGCGGGGAGATGTCGCGGTCAGTCCGGATGCGACGGACGGGCTGGAGGCGGTGCGGCTGATCACGGCGGTGGAGCGGTCGGTCGTGAGCGGGGCGGAGGTGGAGCTGTGA
- a CDS encoding NAD(P)-dependent alcohol dehydrogenase yields MTDEVPSGSAVAALAAQSAGSALAPTTITRRELGPRDVAIAVQYCGVCHSDVHQVQGDWGNGLFPMVPGHEIAGVVTEVGAEVTRHAVGDRVGVGVIVNSCRSCDKCAQGLEQYCAGSVETYSDVDGHRGGERTQGGYSTHIVTDEHFVLRIPDSVPLQEAAPLLCAGITTYSPLKHWDVGPGKKVAVLGLGGLGHLAVKLAHAMGAEVTVLSRTTRKQEDARRLGADHFHATEDPATFDRLAGTFDLIVCTVSGLSDVDKHLGLLANGGTMVNLGITDEPLAVSVFSLLRGRVSLAGSQIGGMAETQEMLDFCALHGIGADVEVIAADEVNAAFERVRAGDVRYRFVIDTSTIGA; encoded by the coding sequence CTGACCGACGAGGTCCCGTCCGGGAGCGCGGTCGCCGCTCTGGCCGCGCAGTCGGCGGGTTCCGCGTTGGCGCCGACGACGATCACGCGGCGCGAGCTCGGTCCGCGAGACGTCGCGATCGCGGTCCAGTACTGCGGTGTGTGCCATTCCGACGTCCACCAGGTGCAGGGCGACTGGGGCAACGGCCTGTTCCCGATGGTGCCGGGACACGAGATCGCCGGTGTCGTCACCGAGGTCGGCGCGGAGGTGACCCGGCACGCGGTGGGCGACCGCGTCGGTGTCGGCGTGATCGTGAACTCGTGCCGGTCGTGCGACAAGTGCGCGCAGGGGCTGGAGCAGTACTGCGCGGGTTCGGTGGAGACCTACTCCGATGTGGACGGCCACCGGGGCGGCGAGCGCACCCAGGGCGGGTACTCCACGCACATCGTGACCGACGAGCACTTCGTGCTGCGGATCCCGGACTCGGTGCCGCTGCAGGAAGCCGCGCCGTTGCTGTGCGCGGGCATCACGACGTACTCGCCGTTGAAGCACTGGGACGTCGGGCCCGGCAAGAAGGTCGCGGTGCTCGGGCTGGGCGGGCTCGGCCATCTGGCGGTGAAGCTCGCGCACGCGATGGGCGCCGAGGTGACCGTGCTGTCGCGCACCACGCGCAAGCAGGAGGACGCCCGGCGGCTCGGGGCCGACCACTTCCACGCGACCGAGGACCCGGCGACGTTCGACCGGCTGGCCGGCACGTTCGACCTGATCGTGTGCACGGTGTCCGGTCTGTCCGATGTGGACAAGCACCTGGGGTTGCTGGCCAACGGCGGCACGATGGTCAACCTGGGCATCACCGACGAGCCGCTCGCGGTCAGCGTGTTCTCGCTGCTGCGCGGCCGGGTGTCGCTCGCGGGCTCGCAGATCGGCGGCATGGCCGAGACGCAGGAGATGCTGGACTTCTGCGCGCTGCACGGGATCGGCGCGGACGTCGAGGTGATCGCCGCGGACGAGGTCAACGCGGCGTTCGAGCGGGTGCGGGCCGGTGACGTGCGGTACCGGTTCGTGATCGACACGTCGACGATCGGCGCCTAG
- the cysC gene encoding adenylyl-sulfate kinase has protein sequence MTTTLWLTGLPSSGKSTLGRELVDRLRERRPVQHLDGDAVRGDFFPELGFSKHDRTENIRRIGKLAAMLASHGVLSVVSVIAPFREVRDEVRARHEEAGLTFVEVYVDAPVDVCAERDVKGLYAKAETGQVEAMTGVSDVYEAPVSPEVLVDTASLSVEESVQMIERALERCEAERREQDIREVVLR, from the coding sequence GTGACCACCACGTTGTGGCTGACCGGGCTGCCCAGCTCGGGCAAGTCGACACTGGGCCGGGAGCTGGTCGACCGGCTGCGGGAGCGGCGTCCCGTGCAGCACCTGGACGGTGACGCCGTCCGCGGGGACTTCTTCCCCGAGCTGGGGTTCAGCAAGCACGACCGCACCGAGAACATCCGCCGCATCGGCAAGCTGGCCGCGATGCTCGCCTCGCACGGCGTGCTGTCCGTGGTGTCGGTGATCGCGCCGTTCCGCGAGGTGCGCGACGAGGTGCGGGCCCGGCACGAGGAAGCGGGGCTCACGTTCGTCGAGGTCTACGTCGACGCGCCGGTGGACGTGTGTGCCGAGCGGGACGTGAAAGGCCTGTACGCCAAGGCCGAGACCGGGCAGGTCGAGGCGATGACCGGGGTGAGCGACGTCTACGAGGCGCCGGTGTCGCCCGAGGTCCTGGTGGACACCGCCTCGCTCAGCGTCGAGGAGAGCGTGCAGATGATCGAACGCGCGCTGGAGCGCTGCGAAGCCGAACGACGTGAACAGGACATCCGGGAGGTGGTGTTGCGATGA
- a CDS encoding sulfate adenylyltransferase subunit 1 — protein sequence MTSDLLRLVTAGSVDDGKSTLVGRLLYDTKSVLSDQIDAVLRSSEERGLDNPDLSLLVDGLRAEREQGITIDVAYRYFATAKRTFVLADTPGHVHYLRNTVTGASTADHAVLLTDARKGVLEQTRRHLAVMAMLGVPGITLAVNKLDLVDFDQATYESVRDEFVSHAESLGFRSDQITTVPMSALAGDNVVSRSDRTPWYDGPTLLEHLETVRPDERGCDVGLRVPVQYVLRDTDYRAYAGQVAAGSVRPGDEVVVLPAGARSTVTEVGTPDGPVDEATAGQPVALTLADDLPVSRGDLIAAADRVPELAAEVTATVCWLAEEPLRPGARVLLKHGTRVTKCRVPSLNARFDEQQLVLERDPECLELNDIGQVRLEVADALPFDTYTDCVATGAFLLINPDGGDTLAAGQVGDTLSAVTGDG from the coding sequence ATGACGTCCGACCTGTTGCGACTGGTGACCGCGGGCAGCGTGGACGACGGCAAGTCCACTTTGGTCGGCCGGCTGCTCTACGACACCAAGTCCGTGCTCAGCGACCAGATCGACGCGGTGCTGCGCAGCAGCGAGGAACGGGGGCTCGACAACCCGGACCTGTCGCTGCTGGTGGACGGCCTGCGCGCGGAGCGGGAGCAGGGCATCACGATCGACGTGGCCTACCGCTACTTCGCCACGGCCAAGCGCACGTTCGTCCTCGCCGACACACCGGGCCATGTGCACTACCTGCGCAACACGGTGACCGGTGCGTCGACCGCGGACCACGCGGTGTTGCTGACCGACGCGCGCAAGGGTGTGCTGGAGCAGACGCGCCGGCATCTGGCCGTGATGGCGATGCTCGGCGTTCCCGGTATCACGCTGGCGGTCAACAAGCTCGACCTCGTCGACTTCGACCAGGCGACCTACGAGTCGGTCAGGGACGAGTTCGTCTCCCACGCCGAGTCGCTCGGCTTCCGGTCCGACCAGATCACGACGGTGCCGATGTCGGCGCTGGCCGGTGACAACGTGGTGTCCCGCTCCGACCGCACGCCCTGGTACGACGGGCCGACGCTGCTGGAGCACCTGGAGACCGTGCGGCCCGACGAACGCGGCTGCGACGTCGGCCTGCGGGTGCCGGTGCAGTACGTGCTGCGCGACACCGACTACCGCGCCTATGCCGGGCAGGTCGCGGCGGGCTCGGTGCGGCCGGGTGACGAGGTCGTGGTGCTGCCGGCGGGTGCGCGGTCGACGGTGACCGAGGTCGGCACGCCGGACGGGCCGGTCGACGAGGCGACCGCCGGACAGCCGGTGGCGCTGACGCTGGCCGACGACCTGCCGGTGAGCCGGGGAGACCTGATCGCCGCCGCCGACCGGGTGCCGGAGCTGGCCGCCGAGGTCACCGCGACGGTGTGCTGGCTCGCGGAGGAACCGCTGCGGCCCGGTGCGCGGGTGCTGCTCAAGCACGGCACGCGCGTGACGAAGTGCCGGGTGCCGAGCCTGAACGCGCGGTTCGACGAGCAGCAGCTGGTGCTGGAGCGCGACCCCGAGTGCCTGGAGCTCAACGACATCGGCCAGGTCCGCCTGGAGGTCGCCGACGCGCTGCCGTTCGACACCTACACCGACTGCGTGGCCACCGGGGCGTTCCTGCTGATCAACCCCGACGGCGGCGACACGCTCGCGGCCGGCCAGGTCGGCGACACGCTGTCCGCGGTGACCGGTGATGGCTGA